Within Amycolatopsis sp. cg5, the genomic segment CGGAGAGGACATCCCGGAAGACGTGGCCCAGCGGGAGGTTCTTGAGGAAACGGGGCAGGTTTCCCATCATGTCGGCGAGCTTCTGCCCGGCCCTGGCCAGCACCCGTTGCGCCTTCGCGGCCTCGTCCGCGATCTTCCTGCCCTCGCCGACCAGGAACGGGATGCCTTCGGCACTCAGCCCGACCGGGTAAGCAGGCGGCGGGTACTTGGCGAGGATCATCACCAGTTTGGCCAATGCGTCGGAGATCATGTCGCGAATGAGCGTGCGGACCACGTTGAGGATGGTCTTGCAGATCTCGACGAGGTCACCGACCTGTTTGGCGTGATCGGAGAGGTCCCGGCACACGTTGGCCTGGTTCTGGGCGAACTCCCGGTAGCGGTCGGCGGCCGGGCCACGCCATTGCGCGCAGTTCTTGTTGACCGCCGAGGCCAGCTCTTCACCTGTTTTCTGGACGTGCTCGCTGATCTGCTTCCATTTCTGGATCTCGAGATCGAGCGCGTCCTGGTCGCCGGTGACCCAGTTCAGCGGTTCCTTCAGGAAGTCGACGTGTTCGATCAGCCAGCCGAATCCCATGCTGAGCAGCGACTCGACCGGATCCTTGACGAAATCCCCGATGTCGAGCGCACCTGCCGCCAGGTCCAGCAGCCCCTCGGTCCAGTCGCCGTCGGCCAGTTTCTCAATGCCACCTGCGAAATCCTGGACCATCCCCGCGCCTTCGAGCGCGTTGCCGATGGGCTTCTTCTCGGCGTCGGTCTCGCCCTTCGCCTTGGTGATCAGTTCGTTCTCAGCCATGGGTCGTCCCTGCCTGCTTCAGCAGATCGCTCGCGGTCTGTTCGTCGACTCGGCGGGCCTTCGCCCAGGTGTGCACGGCATCGACATGATGTTCGCCGGACTTCACGGCCGTCTCGAGCGTTTCGCGGGTGCGGTCCGCGGTGCTGTTGCACCACAGGTAAAGCCCGCACGCCACGCCGACGGCCCCGAACGCCATCGCGTCCACCCGTTTGTCGTCGGCGTCGATGGCCGTCTTCAGCCGGGCAAGGATGTCTTCCACTTGCTTCGCGTGCGCGTCGATCTCGTCGGGATCGACGTCGAATCCGCCGTCTGGCATGGTCTGGTCCCTCCCCAGGGTCAGCGCAGGAAGCCGCCGTCGAAGTAGTCGTCGTCATGGGCCTGCGGCTTCGGGCCCGCTGGGCGCGGCGGCGGTTTCGGGGTGGTGACCTCGGCTTCGGGGACGAAGCGGGACTCCTCGGCCGCGCGGTCGTCGAAGCCGCCTTCGACGTAGCCTTCCGGCTCGGGCTCGGGGTACTCGTCGTGGAGGTAGCCGACGAGTTCCTTCCTCGTTTCCGGTCCGGCGGACGGGACTCCGGCGCTGACGGCTTCCGCGAGTTTGCTCTGGGCCAGCTGGACCGTGCGCATGATGTCCTGCGCGAGGGTGGGCTTTTCGCGGGCGCTCTGGCTGATTTCCAGGTTCGTCAGATTGCCGGCGTGGTTCACGGTGACCGTGACGCCGTCCCTCGTGTGCTCGGTGACCGAGACACCGTCCATCTCGGACCGGAGGCGGTCGGCCTTTTCCTGCGCGGCCTTGAGTTTCGCGTCGTAGTCGGTGAAGAGCTGCTCAGGGCTCGTCACACGAACCTCCCCTGTTCGTGGTCAAACGATGACTGAGAGTGTGGCAGAGTCGTTGATCATTGTCCGCCAGGATTGGGGTTTTCCCCACCCCCGTTCTGCGGGAAACCGCATTACCCCGCAGGTCACCGCCTTCTAGCGTGGCTGTATGACCACATCGGACTGGAAGCGGGCCGCCTACGGGCTACTCGCGTTGCCCGCTTTCCTGGGCGGCGCGCGGGCTCAGCGGTGGCTCGCGCGCAAGCTGCTCAGCGTCGAGCCGGGCTTCGGGAGGCCTCGGTATTTCGCCGCGCTCGTGCCGAGTTTCGTGGCGTTCTTCTTGTCGGTGCTGATCTGGTATCTGGTGGGGAGGATCGCCACGTACGGGATCTTTTGGGACCAGTCGACCGGGGACGCGTCGTGGGGCGGGCCGTCGCTGCTCGGCGCCTGGGTGGTGCACTTCTTCGCCGCGCTCGGCATGGTGGTGGTGTGCGCGGCGATCCAGCGGCCGCTGACCAGGCTGCAGAATCGGCTACTCAGTGGTTGCCATCGGAAGTCCTCCGGCGGTATTTCGGCGGATCCAGGTTTCCGCTGGGCGTGCGGCCGCGAGGCCCTCGTACCGGGTTGTACTCGGGCCTTGCGGCCGTGCGTCCAGCGGGAAGCTGGGCCGTCGAGACCGTCGGAGGACTTCCGATGGTGACCACTTAGCCCGGTCGTGCCCGGCGCGCCAAGGGAGATCATCATGTCGAACTCTTAGAATGCCCTGATGAGCAACCCGACCCGGCGGGGACGTGTGCGCGCGGCGACCGATCAGGACATTCGGCGGACCGCACGCTCGCTGCTCGTCGAGCACGGACCCGAGGCCGTCACGCTGCGGGCGATCGCCAGGGAGCTGGGGATCACCGCGCCCGCGCTCTACCGGTACTACGGCTCGCGCGACGATCTGGTCGAGCACCTGCGGCTGGACGTGTGCGCGGACCTGGCGATCGAGCTCGCCGAGGACCTGTCGGCGGTGCCGGAGGACGGTGCTTCGCAGCTCTTCGCGATCTGCAAGGGATTCCGGCGGTGGGCGCTCACGCACACGAAGGAGTTCACGCTCGTCTTCGCGTCGCCGACCGGGAATGTCGGCTCGGCACCCGGCAGCGCGCTGAGCCGGGTGGACGAGCCGTTCGGGCGGATCTTCCTGGCCACCGCCGGGCGGGTGCTGGCCACGCAGAACCTGGAGACACCGCCGAGTGAGGTGGTGCCGCCGGAGATCAGGGACGACCTGGCCGGGTTCCAGGCCGACCTGCTCGCGGTGCTGCGGGACTCCGGCTTGGCGTTCCCCGCCGAGAAGCTGGACCTGGGCACGACGTACCTGATGATCCAGTTCTGGGCACGCCTCTACGGCCACGTGACGCTGGAAGTGTTCGGGAACTACCCGATCCCGGTCGCCAAGCCGGACGTCCTGTTCGAAGCGATGCTCGCCGACCTCGCCCGAGAGATCGGCCTCGCCGTTCCCCAGTGAGAGAGCGCCTCGCGGGCTTAGGCCGCGTGGCCGCCGTCGACCGAGAGCGTCGCGCCGGTGACGTACGCGCTTTCCGCGCTGGCCAGGAAAGCCACCGTGGCCGCGACTTCGGCGGGCTCGCCATAGCGGCCGAGTGCCGTCATGCTGCCCTGGTCGGCGGCGTACGGGCCGTCGGCCGGGTTCATGTCGGTGTCGGTCGGGCCGGGGTGCACCAGGTTGACCGTGATGCGGCGGCCGCCGAGCTCCCTGGCGAGTGCCTTGGTCAGGCCGATCGTCGCGGCCTTGCTGGTCGCGTACAGGGCCATGCCCGGTCCTGGCACACGGTCCGAGACGCAGCTGCCGATCGTGATGACCCGGCCGCCGTCGCGCAGTTCCCTGGCCGCGGCCTGGGTCGCCACGAACACGCCACGCACGTTGACGGCCAGCACCCGGTCGACGTCGTCGAGCGCGGTCTCGTCGAACGCGCCGACGAAGCCGACGCCCGCGTTGTTGACGAGGATGTCGAGCCCGCCGAACTCGGCGACGGTCGCCGACACGGCGGCGGTGACAGCGGCGGAATCGGCGCTGTCGGCCCGGATCGCGAGCGCGCGGCGGCCGAGTTGCTTGACGCGGTCGACGATGACAGCCGCCAGCTCGGTGTTGTGCTGATAGGTGAAAGCCACGTCCGCGCCGTCCTCGGCGAGACGTAACGCGACGGCCGCCCCGATGCCGCGGCTTCCGCCGGTCACCAAAGCAACTTTGCCGTCGAGTGCCATGAGAGTTCTCCGTTCGATGGAGCGGTTTTCCTTACCGCTCCATCGAATCGTTCGGAGATCTTGGGCGCTGGCGGCTTTCGGCCGTCACAGCACGATGTTGACCAACCGGCCCGGCACGACGATGACCTTGCGCGGCGCGCCGCCGCCCAGCAGCGCGGCGACCTTCTCCTCGGCCAGCGCGGCCGCCTGGACGGCGTCCTTGTCCGCGTCGGCAGGTACGACGACGCGCGAGCGCACCTTGCCGTTGACCTGGATCGGGTATTCGACCGTGTCCTCGACGAGGTACTTCTCGTCCACCACCGGGAACGGGCCCTGCACCAGGGAATCCGCGTGGCCCAGGCGCTGCCACAGTTCCTCGGAGATGTGCGGGGCCAGCGGCGCCAGCATCAGCACCAGCGGCTCGGCCAGTTCACGCGGGACCGCGTCCGCGGAGCCGTAGGTCTTGGTCAGGTGGTTGTTCAGCTCGATCAGCTTCGCGCCCGCCGTGTTGAACCGCAGTTCCGCGTAGTCCTCGCGGACACCCGCGATGGTCTTGTGCAGGATCTTGCGGTCCGCTTCGGACGCCTCCACAGTGGACACTCGCAGATCGCCGGTGTTCTCGTCGACCACCAGTCGCCACAGGCGCTGCAGGAACCGTTGCGAGCCAACGACATCCTTGGTCGCCCACGGCCGCGAGACGTCCAGCGGGCCCATCGACATCTCGTAGAACCGGAACGTGTCGGCGCCGTACGACTCGCACATCTCGTCGGGCGTGACGACGTTGCGCTCGGTCTTGCCCATCTTCCCGTACTGCTGGAAGACCTCCTGGTCCTGGTAGAAGAACTTGCCGTCCTTCTCCACGACCTCTTCGGCAGGCACGAAAACGTCGCGCGCGTCCTTGTACGCGTAGGCCTGGACGTAGCCCTGGTTGAACAGCCTGCGGTACGGCTCCTTGGCCGACAGGTAACCCAGGTCGAACAGGACCTTCTGCCAGAAGCGCGAGTACAGCAGGTGCAGCACCGCGTGCTCGACACCGCCGACGTACAGGTCGGTGCCGCCGGGGTCGTCGACGCCGTGCTCGGCGGGACGGGGGCCGGACCAGTACTCCTCGTTCTCCGGCGCCACGAACACCTCGGTGTTCGTCGGGTCGATGTAGCGCAGCTGGTACCAGCACGAACCCGCCCAGTTGGGCATGGTGTTGGTGTCGCGGCGGTACGTCTTCGGCCCGTCGCCCAGGTCCAGCTCGACCTCGACCCATTCGGTCGCGCGCGCCAGCGGCGGCGACGGGTTGGACTCGGCGTTGTCCGGCTCGAAGGTGATCGGGGTGTAGTCGTCGACCTCGGGCAGCACCACCGGCAGCATGCTGTCGGGCAGCGCGTGGACCAGTCCGTCCTCGTCGTAGACCACCGGGAACGGCTCGCCCCAGTAGCGCTGGCGCGAGAACAGCCAGTCGCGCAGCTTGTACTGGATGGTGCCGCGGCCGCTGGAGTGCTCCTCCAGCCAGCCGATGATGGTCTTCTTGGCCTCGTCGATGGCCATGCCGTCCAGGAAGCCCGAGTTGATCGCCGGGCCGTCGCCGGTGAACGCCTTGCCGTCGAACCCTTCCGTCGGCTGCACCGTGCGGATGATCTCCAGGCCGAACTTCTCGGCGAATTCCCAGTCGCGGCCGTCCTGGCCAGGCACCGCCATGATCGCGCCGGTGCCGTAGCCCATCAGCACGTAGTCGGCGACGAAGACCGGGATCTCCTTGCCGTTGACCGGGTTCACCGCGTAGGAGCCGGTGAAGACGCCGGTCTTCTCCTTGCTCTCCTGGCGGTCCAGCTCGGACTTGCGCGAGGCGGCCAGCCGGTACGCGGCGACGGCGTCGGCGGGCGTCGCGGCGTCGCCGGTCCAGCGCGCGTCGACGCCTTCCGGCCACGTCGCGGCGGTCAGCGTGTCGACCAGCGGGTTCTCCGGGGCCAGCACCACGTAGGTGGCGCCGAACAGCGTGTCGGGACGGGTTGTGAAGACCTCGATCTCGGACTCGCCTGCCTTGAAGGTCACCCTGGCGCCATGCGAGCGGCCGATCCAGTTCCGCTGCATGGCCTTGACCTTCTCGGGCCAGTCCAGCAGGTCCAGGTCGTCGACCAGGCGGTCGGCGTACGCGGTGATCCGCATCATCCACTGGCGCAGGTTGCGCCGGAAGACGGGGAAGTTGCCGCGCTCGCTGCGCCCCTCGGAGGTGACCTCCTCGTTCGACAACACGGTGCCCAGCCCTGGGCACCAGTTCACCGGCGCCTCGGAGATGTAGACCAGGCGGTGCGAGTCGATGATCTCGCGCTGCTCGGCGCGGGTCAGCTCACACCAGTTGCGGCCGTCGGGGGTACGGCGCTTGTCCTGCGCGTACTCGGTCTCCAGCTCGACGATCGGGCGGGCCTTGCCCAGCTTCTCGTCGTAGTAGGAGTTGAAGATCTGCAGGAAGATCCACTGCGTCCAGCGGTAGTACTCCGGGTCGGAGGTGCGGATGCGGCGGCGGTCGTCGTGGCCCAGGCCCAGCCGGCGCAGCTGGCGCAGGTAGTTCTGGACGTTGTCCTCGGTGGTCTTCGCCGGGTGCTGCCCGGTGCGCACCGCGTACTGCTCGGCGGGCAGGCCGAACGCGTCGAAGCCCATCGTGTGCAGCACGTTGCGCCCGATCATCCGGTGGTACCGGGCGTAGACGTCGGTGCTGATGAAGCCCAGCGGGTGCCCGACGTGCAGGCCCGCGCCGGAGGGGTACGGGAACATGTCCTGCACGAACAGCTTGTCCGACGGGACCAGCACGTCCTCTTCGGCGAGCGGCCCGACCGGGTTCGGCGCGTGGTACGTGCCGTGGTCGGCCCAGTAGTCCTGCCAGCGCTGCTC encodes:
- a CDS encoding TetR/AcrR family transcriptional regulator; protein product: MSNPTRRGRVRAATDQDIRRTARSLLVEHGPEAVTLRAIARELGITAPALYRYYGSRDDLVEHLRLDVCADLAIELAEDLSAVPEDGASQLFAICKGFRRWALTHTKEFTLVFASPTGNVGSAPGSALSRVDEPFGRIFLATAGRVLATQNLETPPSEVVPPEIRDDLAGFQADLLAVLRDSGLAFPAEKLDLGTTYLMIQFWARLYGHVTLEVFGNYPIPVAKPDVLFEAMLADLAREIGLAVPQ
- a CDS encoding WXG100 family type VII secretion target yields the protein MAENELITKAKGETDAEKKPIGNALEGAGMVQDFAGGIEKLADGDWTEGLLDLAAGALDIGDFVKDPVESLLSMGFGWLIEHVDFLKEPLNWVTGDQDALDLEIQKWKQISEHVQKTGEELASAVNKNCAQWRGPAADRYREFAQNQANVCRDLSDHAKQVGDLVEICKTILNVVRTLIRDMISDALAKLVMILAKYPPPAYPVGLSAEGIPFLVGEGRKIADEAAKAQRVLARAGQKLADMMGNLPRFLKNLPLGHVFRDVLSDMPKNIGMEVGKEVGKQLGKIAFGKEPVGRESHEKRQEDREKTKIETPEPLFDQTGTRRVSGSI
- a CDS encoding YbaB/EbfC family nucleoid-associated protein, giving the protein MTSPEQLFTDYDAKLKAAQEKADRLRSEMDGVSVTEHTRDGVTVTVNHAGNLTNLEISQSAREKPTLAQDIMRTVQLAQSKLAEAVSAGVPSAGPETRKELVGYLHDEYPEPEPEGYVEGGFDDRAAEESRFVPEAEVTTPKPPPRPAGPKPQAHDDDYFDGGFLR
- the leuS gene encoding leucine--tRNA ligase — its product is MTEATGETSAAPEHRYTAELAGRIEQRWQDYWADHGTYHAPNPVGPLAEEDVLVPSDKLFVQDMFPYPSGAGLHVGHPLGFISTDVYARYHRMIGRNVLHTMGFDAFGLPAEQYAVRTGQHPAKTTEDNVQNYLRQLRRLGLGHDDRRRIRTSDPEYYRWTQWIFLQIFNSYYDEKLGKARPIVELETEYAQDKRRTPDGRNWCELTRAEQREIIDSHRLVYISEAPVNWCPGLGTVLSNEEVTSEGRSERGNFPVFRRNLRQWMMRITAYADRLVDDLDLLDWPEKVKAMQRNWIGRSHGARVTFKAGESEIEVFTTRPDTLFGATYVVLAPENPLVDTLTAATWPEGVDARWTGDAATPADAVAAYRLAASRKSELDRQESKEKTGVFTGSYAVNPVNGKEIPVFVADYVLMGYGTGAIMAVPGQDGRDWEFAEKFGLEIIRTVQPTEGFDGKAFTGDGPAINSGFLDGMAIDEAKKTIIGWLEEHSSGRGTIQYKLRDWLFSRQRYWGEPFPVVYDEDGLVHALPDSMLPVVLPEVDDYTPITFEPDNAESNPSPPLARATEWVEVELDLGDGPKTYRRDTNTMPNWAGSCWYQLRYIDPTNTEVFVAPENEEYWSGPRPAEHGVDDPGGTDLYVGGVEHAVLHLLYSRFWQKVLFDLGYLSAKEPYRRLFNQGYVQAYAYKDARDVFVPAEEVVEKDGKFFYQDQEVFQQYGKMGKTERNVVTPDEMCESYGADTFRFYEMSMGPLDVSRPWATKDVVGSQRFLQRLWRLVVDENTGDLRVSTVEASEADRKILHKTIAGVREDYAELRFNTAGAKLIELNNHLTKTYGSADAVPRELAEPLVLMLAPLAPHISEELWQRLGHADSLVQGPFPVVDEKYLVEDTVEYPIQVNGKVRSRVVVPADADKDAVQAAALAEEKVAALLGGGAPRKVIVVPGRLVNIVL
- a CDS encoding 3-oxoacyl-ACP reductase family protein, with translation MALDGKVALVTGGSRGIGAAVALRLAEDGADVAFTYQHNTELAAVIVDRVKQLGRRALAIRADSADSAAVTAAVSATVAEFGGLDILVNNAGVGFVGAFDETALDDVDRVLAVNVRGVFVATQAAARELRDGGRVITIGSCVSDRVPGPGMALYATSKAATIGLTKALARELGGRRITVNLVHPGPTDTDMNPADGPYAADQGSMTALGRYGEPAEVAATVAFLASAESAYVTGATLSVDGGHAA